A genomic region of Microbacterium schleiferi contains the following coding sequences:
- a CDS encoding SHOCT domain-containing protein, translated as MFYIAAYIYVVALIIIDLFRDHTLAGGWKALWIVFLVLVPFLTALVYVIARGRGMAARASLRRGVVPETDEYHPAASANPSAEIERAKALLDAGTISQGEFDALKSKALGNQFFGA; from the coding sequence ATGTTCTACATCGCGGCCTACATCTACGTCGTCGCGCTGATCATCATCGATCTGTTCCGCGACCACACCCTGGCGGGCGGCTGGAAAGCGCTCTGGATCGTCTTCCTGGTGCTCGTGCCCTTCCTGACAGCCCTCGTGTACGTGATCGCGCGCGGCCGCGGTATGGCTGCGCGTGCGAGCCTCCGTCGCGGTGTCGTTCCCGAGACCGATGAGTACCACCCCGCTGCTTCGGCGAACCCGTCCGCCGAGATCGAGCGCGCGAAGGCGCTGCTGGATGCCGGCACGATCTCGCAGGGCGAGTTCGACGCACTCAAGAGCAAGGCCCTCGGAAACCAGTTCTTCGGCGCCTGA
- the pyk gene encoding pyruvate kinase encodes MRRAKIVATLGPATSTYEMVRAIIDAGVDVARFNLSHGDYSVHENNFANVRKAADDAQRAVAVLVDLQGPKIRLGKFENGPHELAPGDIFKITIEDILGTKDIVSTTFKGLPTDVKPGDFLLIDDGKVRVKVIDTDGTVVTTEVIVGGPVSNNKGINLPGVAVNVPALSDKDEADLRWGMRTGADLIALSFVRDAKDVQRVHVIMAEEGRRVPVIAKIEKPQAVDNLEEIIDAFDGIMVARGDLGVELPLEAVPIVQKRAVELCRAMAKPVIVATQMLESMINNPVPTRAETSDVANAVLDGADAVMLSGETSVGDYPVVVVQTMARIIESTEEHGLERIAPIHTKPRTQGGIITLAANEVADFVEAKFLCVFTESGNSARRLSRLRPKIPMLAFAPDPAIRRRMAVTWGIQSTLVEHVSHTDRMFIQVDDYLLANDLAQVGDKVVVISGSPPGIEGTTNDIRIHNVGDAVHGKAPAYQNAG; translated from the coding sequence ATGAGACGCGCGAAGATCGTCGCAACCTTGGGCCCGGCAACCTCGACGTACGAGATGGTTCGAGCCATCATCGACGCCGGCGTTGACGTCGCCCGCTTCAACCTTTCCCACGGCGATTACTCGGTACACGAGAACAATTTCGCCAATGTCCGCAAGGCAGCCGACGACGCACAGCGCGCCGTCGCGGTCCTGGTGGACCTGCAGGGACCCAAGATCCGCCTCGGGAAGTTCGAGAACGGCCCGCACGAACTCGCGCCGGGTGACATCTTCAAGATCACCATCGAGGACATCCTGGGCACCAAGGACATCGTTTCGACGACGTTCAAGGGGCTGCCCACGGACGTGAAGCCGGGCGACTTCCTCTTGATCGACGACGGCAAGGTGCGCGTCAAAGTCATCGACACCGACGGCACGGTCGTGACCACCGAAGTCATCGTCGGTGGGCCCGTTTCCAACAACAAGGGCATCAACCTGCCCGGCGTCGCGGTCAACGTTCCCGCGCTCTCCGACAAGGACGAGGCTGACCTGCGCTGGGGTATGCGCACCGGCGCCGACCTCATCGCCCTCTCGTTCGTGCGAGACGCCAAGGACGTGCAGCGTGTTCACGTGATCATGGCCGAGGAGGGGCGCCGAGTCCCGGTCATCGCCAAGATCGAGAAGCCGCAGGCCGTCGACAATCTCGAGGAGATCATCGACGCCTTCGACGGGATCATGGTCGCCCGTGGTGACCTCGGTGTCGAGCTTCCCCTGGAGGCCGTGCCGATCGTGCAGAAGCGCGCGGTCGAGCTCTGCCGCGCCATGGCCAAGCCCGTGATCGTCGCGACGCAGATGCTCGAATCGATGATCAACAACCCGGTTCCCACCCGCGCTGAAACCAGCGACGTCGCCAACGCCGTCCTGGATGGCGCCGACGCAGTGATGCTCTCGGGCGAAACGAGTGTCGGGGATTACCCCGTGGTGGTCGTGCAGACGATGGCTCGCATCATCGAGTCCACGGAAGAGCACGGGCTCGAGCGCATCGCGCCGATCCACACCAAGCCGCGCACGCAGGGCGGCATCATCACGCTCGCAGCCAATGAGGTCGCAGACTTCGTCGAGGCGAAGTTCCTCTGCGTCTTCACAGAGTCGGGGAACTCGGCTCGCCGTCTTTCGCGTCTGCGACCGAAGATCCCCATGCTGGCCTTCGCACCCGACCCTGCGATCCGACGTCGCATGGCGGTCACCTGGGGCATCCAGTCGACCCTCGTGGAGCACGTGTCCCACACCGACCGGATGTTCATTCAGGTCGATGACTACCTGCTCGCCAACGACCTGGCACAGGTCGGAGACAAGGTCGTCGTGATCTCGGGTTCCCCTCCCGGGATCGAAGGCACCACGAACGACATCCGCATTCACAACGTCGGAGACGCCGTGCACGGGAAGGCGCCGGCGTACCAGAACGCGGGCTGA
- a CDS encoding DUF885 domain-containing protein translates to MTEAPRSATPIDAIADAWVDTLAERVPTLATYIGRSEHNARYGDYSPAGADALADEARQTLAALGRAEPVDDIDRVTKADLTRELELDLELHDARWHLRDLNVIASPPQDIRAVFDLMPTETAEDWSVIATRLGAIPDAVRSYIETLRAGVSEGTVPARRQVHEVVTQIGRYTSDRGFFAEFAAEAAPADGQLPASLARDLSNAAGAARVAYEELADVLAAEVAPVAPEQDGVGRDLYALHSRRFLGATVDLDETYEWGIEELARMVAEQEEIADEILPGASVEEAVAFLEKDPARKLHGTEALQAWMQRTSDHAVAELGKTHFDIPEPIRTLECMIAPTREGGIYYTGPTDDFSRPGRMWWSVPEGVDEFDTWRELTTVYHEGVPGHHLQIAQAVYNRAQLNSWRRLLAGTSGHAEGWALYAERLMQQLGYLDDPADRLGMLDGQRMRAARVVLDIGVHLGKPRLDGDGVWDHDYALAFMRRNVNMSDEFIQFEVNRYLGWPGQAPSYKVGQRIWEQLRDTVAEKEGDSFDIKAFHKRALDIGGVGLDTLRAAVVG, encoded by the coding sequence ATGACTGAAGCCCCTCGATCTGCCACGCCCATCGACGCGATCGCAGACGCGTGGGTCGATACGCTCGCCGAGCGCGTCCCCACCCTTGCCACCTACATCGGTCGTTCTGAGCACAACGCGCGTTACGGCGACTACTCGCCCGCGGGCGCTGACGCGCTTGCCGACGAGGCCCGTCAGACCCTAGCCGCGCTCGGCCGCGCCGAGCCTGTCGACGACATCGATCGCGTCACCAAGGCTGACCTCACGCGTGAGCTGGAACTCGATCTCGAACTCCACGACGCCCGGTGGCACCTGCGTGACCTGAACGTCATCGCCTCGCCGCCCCAGGACATCCGCGCGGTCTTCGACCTGATGCCCACCGAGACGGCCGAGGACTGGTCCGTCATCGCGACGCGACTGGGAGCGATCCCAGACGCGGTTCGGAGCTACATTGAGACGCTCCGAGCCGGGGTCTCGGAAGGCACAGTCCCTGCTCGGCGGCAGGTGCACGAGGTCGTCACGCAGATCGGTCGCTACACCAGCGACCGCGGTTTCTTCGCGGAGTTCGCCGCGGAGGCAGCGCCCGCGGACGGGCAGCTCCCGGCATCCCTCGCGCGCGACCTGTCCAATGCCGCCGGCGCCGCGCGTGTTGCGTATGAGGAGCTCGCCGATGTGCTCGCGGCCGAGGTCGCTCCCGTTGCCCCCGAACAGGACGGCGTCGGTCGAGATCTCTACGCGCTGCACTCGCGACGCTTCCTCGGCGCAACCGTCGACCTCGATGAAACCTACGAGTGGGGCATCGAGGAGCTCGCGCGCATGGTCGCCGAACAGGAAGAGATCGCCGACGAGATCCTCCCGGGAGCAAGCGTCGAAGAGGCCGTCGCGTTTCTCGAGAAGGATCCGGCGCGCAAGCTCCACGGCACCGAGGCTCTGCAGGCGTGGATGCAGCGGACCAGCGATCACGCCGTCGCCGAGCTCGGCAAGACCCACTTCGACATTCCCGAGCCCATCCGCACGTTGGAGTGCATGATCGCGCCGACCAGAGAGGGCGGGATCTACTACACCGGTCCGACCGACGACTTCTCGCGTCCCGGCCGTATGTGGTGGTCGGTTCCCGAGGGCGTCGATGAGTTCGACACCTGGCGCGAGCTGACGACCGTGTACCACGAGGGCGTCCCGGGCCACCACCTGCAGATCGCGCAGGCGGTCTACAACCGCGCCCAGCTGAACTCCTGGCGGCGTCTGCTGGCGGGCACGTCGGGTCACGCCGAGGGCTGGGCACTGTACGCAGAGCGACTGATGCAGCAACTCGGCTACCTCGATGACCCCGCCGACCGGCTCGGCATGCTCGATGGGCAGCGGATGCGGGCTGCCCGCGTCGTCCTCGACATCGGCGTGCACCTCGGCAAGCCCCGTCTGGATGGCGACGGTGTGTGGGATCACGACTACGCCCTCGCCTTCATGCGCCGCAATGTCAACATGTCGGACGAGTTCATTCAGTTCGAAGTCAACCGCTACCTCGGCTGGCCGGGCCAAGCCCCCTCGTACAAGGTGGGGCAGCGTATCTGGGAGCAGCTGCGTGACACGGTCGCCGAGAAGGAGGGCGACTCCTTCGACATCAAGGCGTTCCACAAGCGAGCCCTCGATATCGGCGGCGTCGGTCTCGACACACTTCGCGCGGCTGTGGTTGGTTGA
- a CDS encoding hotdog fold thioesterase translates to MSTQHPADVNGMEWAARRGMGTLAEKMGMEFLEFTVERSVATMPVEGNTQPIGLMHGGAYVVLGESLGSMSANLWAGAGRLAVGVDINATHTRSARSGLVTGVCTPVHLGRSMTVHEIVVTDDQGRRCSTIRITNLIKDVPLPEELTRPQA, encoded by the coding sequence ATGAGCACGCAGCATCCAGCAGACGTCAACGGCATGGAGTGGGCGGCGCGACGAGGCATGGGAACGCTGGCCGAAAAGATGGGGATGGAGTTCCTCGAGTTCACCGTCGAGCGGTCGGTCGCGACGATGCCCGTCGAGGGCAACACGCAACCCATTGGCCTCATGCATGGCGGCGCATACGTCGTGCTCGGTGAGTCGCTCGGGTCGATGTCTGCGAACCTGTGGGCTGGTGCTGGGCGCCTCGCCGTCGGCGTCGATATCAACGCGACGCACACGCGGTCGGCGCGGTCCGGTCTTGTGACGGGCGTGTGCACGCCCGTGCACCTGGGACGAAGCATGACCGTGCACGAGATCGTCGTGACCGATGATCAGGGACGGCGCTGTTCCACCATCCGGATCACGAACCTCATCAAGGATGTGCCGCTCCCCGAAGAGCTCACGCGCCCGCAGGCGTGA
- a CDS encoding ANTAR domain-containing response regulator: protein MTEQEQAATSASQTPRRVVVAEDESLIRLDIVEILRDNGFDVVGEAGDGESAVQLATELRPDLVIMDVKMPQLDGISAAEKLNKNNIAPVVLLTAFSQKELVERASEAGALAYVVKPFTPNDLLPAIEIALARHEQILTLEAEVADMVERFETRKLVDRAKGLLNEKMGLSEPEAFRWIQKASMDRRLTMQDVAKAIIEQLAPKKA from the coding sequence GTGACAGAGCAAGAACAGGCCGCTACGTCCGCCTCCCAGACCCCCCGCCGCGTCGTCGTGGCGGAAGATGAGTCCCTCATCCGACTCGACATCGTCGAGATCCTTCGCGACAACGGGTTCGACGTCGTCGGTGAAGCCGGGGACGGGGAAAGCGCAGTCCAGCTCGCGACCGAGCTCCGGCCCGACCTCGTCATCATGGACGTCAAGATGCCCCAGCTCGACGGCATCTCCGCAGCCGAGAAGCTCAACAAGAACAACATCGCTCCGGTCGTGTTGCTCACGGCGTTCAGCCAGAAGGAGCTGGTCGAGCGCGCGAGCGAAGCCGGTGCCCTCGCATACGTCGTCAAGCCCTTCACGCCGAACGATCTGCTTCCCGCGATCGAGATCGCCCTCGCCCGCCACGAGCAGATCCTGACCCTCGAGGCCGAAGTGGCCGACATGGTCGAACGGTTCGAGACGCGCAAGCTCGTGGACCGGGCCAAGGGCCTGCTCAACGAGAAGATGGGGCTCTCCGAGCCGGAGGCCTTCCGCTGGATTCAGAAGGCTTCGATGGACCGCCGGCTCACGATGCAGGACGTCGCCAAGGCGATCATCGAGCAGCTGGCACCGAAGAAGGCCTAA
- the polA gene encoding DNA polymerase I: MTDSSKPTLLVVDGHSLAFRAFFALPVENFTTKDGQHTNGIYGFLSMFVNLLKAEKPTHVAVAFDTSRQSFRTREYAEYKANRAETPKEFQGQIPLLQDCLRAMNITVLQKEDIEADDILATLATRGADAGYNVLVCSGDRDTIQLVDERTTLLYPSVQGVSQLKRYDPETVRERYGVPPEQYPDIAALVGETSDNLPGVPKVGEKTAVKWLTQFGSLDELLENADRVTGVVGNNLREHLDDVKRNRALNRLLRDVELPVAPDDLAVTAIDAQEVRDIFARLEFRTLLPRVFEALGGEEPVASAPTVAVPGAAELEPGALAAWLASGSGEVAITVVPVAGTPSSASIPARLGFARESDVVETSWTDESVAHLAPWFSSDSPKVFADAKPQVKMLRRAGLAVGGVTFDTALAGWLLRPSFPDKTLADLVDRYLGERLPEADPTQLIPETEGATPGQLSWFTLRVATALRAELPDALAGVLRDIELPTLDALVDMELDGVAVSHDTLAGFSAELGARADAIATDAFATIGREVNLGSPKQLQEVLFEELGLPKTRKTKTGYSTDAAVLADLQETNPHPFLGLLLQHREATKLRQIIESLDAAIGADGRIHTTYVQTGSQTGRLSSTDPNLQNIPIRTDDSRRIRSAFVVGDGYETLLTADYSQIEMRIMAHLSEDPGLIEAFNSGEDLHRFVGARVFGVDPADVTPQMRTKVKAMSYGLVYGLSAFGLSKQLRIEQAEAKQLMMEYFARFGAVRDYLRASVEKARIDGYTETIFGRRRPFPDLTSPNRVLRENAERAALNAPIQGSAADIMKIALFRIHQDLRDSDLRSRVLLQIHDELVVEVAPGEWEQAETIVRARMADAATLSVPLDVEVGRGGDWNQAGH, encoded by the coding sequence GTGACGGACTCCTCGAAGCCTACCCTCCTGGTTGTTGACGGCCATTCGCTGGCATTCCGGGCGTTTTTCGCGCTCCCCGTCGAGAACTTCACGACGAAAGACGGGCAGCACACGAACGGGATCTACGGGTTCTTGTCCATGTTCGTGAACCTCCTGAAGGCCGAAAAGCCCACCCACGTCGCTGTCGCGTTCGATACCTCACGGCAGTCGTTCCGCACCCGTGAGTATGCCGAATACAAGGCCAATCGGGCGGAGACGCCGAAGGAGTTCCAGGGCCAGATCCCGCTGCTGCAGGACTGCCTGCGCGCCATGAACATCACGGTTCTTCAGAAGGAAGACATCGAAGCCGACGACATCCTCGCGACACTCGCCACCCGCGGTGCTGACGCGGGCTATAACGTTCTCGTCTGCTCGGGCGACCGCGACACGATTCAGCTCGTCGATGAGCGCACGACGCTGCTCTACCCGAGCGTCCAGGGCGTCTCACAGCTCAAGCGCTACGACCCCGAGACCGTGCGCGAGCGCTACGGCGTGCCCCCCGAGCAATACCCCGACATTGCTGCGCTCGTCGGCGAGACCAGCGACAACCTCCCGGGCGTGCCCAAGGTGGGGGAGAAGACCGCGGTGAAGTGGCTGACGCAGTTCGGCTCCCTCGACGAGCTGCTCGAGAACGCGGATCGTGTCACGGGCGTGGTCGGAAACAACCTGCGGGAACACCTCGATGATGTCAAGCGCAACCGGGCGCTGAATCGGCTCCTGCGGGATGTCGAACTGCCCGTCGCACCTGACGATCTCGCCGTCACAGCTATAGACGCGCAGGAGGTTCGCGACATCTTCGCGCGTCTCGAGTTCCGCACGCTTCTGCCGAGGGTCTTCGAGGCACTCGGTGGGGAAGAGCCCGTGGCATCCGCACCCACGGTCGCGGTTCCCGGTGCCGCCGAGCTAGAGCCGGGTGCTCTGGCGGCCTGGCTCGCCAGCGGTTCGGGCGAGGTCGCGATCACCGTCGTCCCTGTCGCGGGAACGCCGAGTTCTGCCTCGATACCCGCGCGTCTCGGTTTTGCGCGCGAGAGCGATGTGGTGGAGACGAGCTGGACCGACGAGTCAGTCGCGCACCTGGCGCCCTGGTTCTCGTCGGACAGCCCGAAGGTGTTCGCCGACGCGAAGCCGCAGGTCAAGATGTTGCGCCGCGCGGGCCTTGCGGTGGGCGGAGTCACGTTCGACACGGCGCTGGCCGGGTGGCTGCTGCGACCGAGCTTCCCCGACAAGACCCTCGCCGATCTCGTGGATCGCTACCTGGGGGAGAGGCTCCCGGAAGCCGATCCGACGCAACTGATCCCCGAAACCGAGGGCGCGACCCCGGGTCAGCTCTCGTGGTTCACGCTGCGCGTCGCAACCGCGCTTCGTGCCGAGCTTCCCGACGCCCTCGCGGGTGTCCTGCGCGATATCGAACTACCGACGCTCGATGCGCTCGTCGACATGGAGCTGGACGGGGTCGCGGTTTCGCACGACACCCTCGCGGGGTTCTCCGCTGAGCTGGGCGCCCGTGCTGATGCGATCGCCACCGACGCGTTCGCCACGATCGGCCGCGAAGTCAACCTCGGGTCGCCGAAGCAGCTGCAAGAGGTGCTGTTCGAAGAGCTCGGGCTCCCAAAGACACGCAAAACCAAGACCGGCTACTCCACGGATGCGGCGGTCCTCGCCGATCTGCAGGAAACCAACCCCCACCCGTTCTTGGGGCTGCTCCTCCAGCACCGCGAAGCGACGAAGCTGCGCCAGATCATCGAGTCGCTCGATGCGGCCATCGGCGCCGACGGCCGCATCCACACGACGTACGTGCAAACCGGCAGCCAGACCGGACGACTCTCGAGTACCGATCCCAACCTGCAGAACATTCCCATCCGCACCGACGACAGCCGCCGCATCCGTTCCGCTTTCGTTGTCGGCGATGGCTACGAGACACTCCTGACGGCTGACTACTCGCAGATCGAGATGCGCATCATGGCGCACCTGTCTGAGGATCCTGGGCTCATCGAAGCCTTCAACTCCGGCGAGGACCTGCATCGGTTCGTCGGCGCTCGCGTGTTCGGGGTGGACCCCGCAGACGTCACTCCCCAGATGCGCACAAAGGTCAAAGCCATGTCGTACGGCCTCGTCTACGGGCTCTCGGCGTTCGGGCTGTCGAAGCAGTTGCGTATCGAGCAGGCCGAGGCCAAGCAGCTCATGATGGAGTACTTCGCGCGATTCGGTGCGGTGCGCGACTACCTGCGCGCATCCGTGGAGAAGGCTCGGATCGACGGGTACACCGAGACGATCTTCGGTCGCCGTCGCCCATTCCCCGACCTCACCAGTCCCAACCGTGTGCTTCGCGAGAACGCTGAGCGTGCGGCCCTCAACGCGCCGATCCAAGGCAGCGCTGCCGACATCATGAAGATCGCGCTCTTCCGGATCCACCAGGACCTTCGCGACAGCGACCTCCGGTCGCGCGTGCTGCTGCAGATCCACGATGAGCTCGTCGTTGAAGTTGCGCCAGGGGAGTGGGAGCAGGCCGAGACGATCGTGCGGGCACGAATGGCCGACGCGGCCACGCTGTCCGTGCCGCTGGATGTCGAAGTGGGCCGTGGCGGCGACTGGAACCAAGCCGGGCACTGA